One window from the genome of Deinococcus yavapaiensis KR-236 encodes:
- a CDS encoding GNAT family N-acetyltransferase has protein sequence MTTMSTSPLRSLGYRTDLIFSRFHGEVVDVEGALCIRNPRSPAHYFGNLLVFREPPARGDRPRWEALFAEHIGRPPVTPHRLFGWDVPPTRQPDFDEFLEAGYHLEDNVVMAAPRLHAPPHVNAEAEYRALPDTDDAWREALDTQVASREDGYDEEPYRRFKESHLNGLRAMTRAGLGFWYGAFVEGRLVADLGVFHDGAGLLRFQSVGTHPDFRRRGLCGSLVHFAGEHARTHFGASTLVIVADDHASAKRVYASVGFDIVERQQLLLRRPAAGEEG, from the coding sequence ATGACCACCATGTCGACTTCGCCTCTTCGCTCGCTCGGCTACCGCACGGACCTCATCTTCTCGCGCTTCCACGGTGAAGTCGTGGACGTCGAAGGCGCGCTGTGCATACGCAACCCGCGCAGTCCCGCCCACTACTTCGGCAACCTGCTGGTGTTCCGGGAACCCCCGGCGAGAGGCGACCGACCGCGCTGGGAAGCCCTGTTCGCCGAGCACATCGGTCGCCCGCCCGTCACGCCGCACCGCCTGTTCGGTTGGGACGTGCCGCCCACCCGCCAGCCCGACTTCGACGAGTTCTTGGAGGCAGGCTACCACCTGGAGGACAACGTCGTGATGGCCGCGCCGCGCTTGCACGCGCCGCCGCACGTCAACGCGGAGGCCGAGTACCGAGCGCTTCCCGACACGGACGACGCGTGGCGCGAAGCGCTCGACACTCAAGTCGCGAGCCGCGAGGACGGTTACGACGAAGAACCGTACCGCCGCTTCAAGGAATCGCACTTGAACGGCTTGCGGGCGATGACGCGGGCGGGCCTCGGCTTTTGGTACGGCGCCTTCGTGGAAGGACGTCTCGTCGCGGACCTCGGGGTGTTTCACGACGGGGCGGGCCTCCTGCGCTTCCAGAGTGTCGGAACGCACCCGGACTTTCGGCGGCGCGGGCTGTGCGGCTCGCTCGTGCACTTCGCGGGCGAGCACGCCCGCACGCACTTCGGCGCGTCGACGCTCGTGATCGTCGCGGACGACCACGCGTCGGCCAAGCGCGTGTACGCGTCGGTCGGCTTCGACATCGTCGAGCGTCAGCAACTCCTGCTTAGAAGACCGGCGGCGGGCGAGGAGGGCTGA